From the genome of Spodoptera frugiperda isolate SF20-4 chromosome 23, AGI-APGP_CSIRO_Sfru_2.0, whole genome shotgun sequence, one region includes:
- the LOC118266593 gene encoding uncharacterized protein LOC118266593 isoform X4, translating to MLINLMEGDTITTNTLISSIKKFNTDGKQHGTIKALLKNFILPETEMAIKENQSNSNKCIYSVPAKPPLPTFTERMKSLQDAKQAFLNSTVSSTTPPLNHESSKDNHTVHYAQIAITTDSEDTRSTGGGKNIKHSCATNNKEYSIPIHVSPSVKKSVEQHQRKVSFKIKNATTSYKRPPLAKTMTITSSKVAELTKKFNNLQTETHNVASPKQSKLVKTLEELQSASRCSASNSSTPSSTLSSSPNIKIVLRQRRNSKKRHNRKRCSSMDSMEDLMISDSSNKIRVIRSKSDGTKMAKASKKRLKYQDSSEQPSGSDSVDGSPVKAKEDESKKDIKPAQSNVVKNVIKKFECEITAQSNSNNTLRKQPDKIKNTLPLKEKPKVPEKKSSLVLTKNLVVKDGIPKIKTIKPVINELAKLDSKTDQSEREVSKKKEPLYDRKRYKTNYIHSEKLPLKVVEIIPEDIHENSAVTDTVSKEQKEDSVPSINVLGPNEEEKAYQEINSPITPNESFLWRRKSSTQIYSDSEKSDNSYSFVSVSTNGTTITCSDEPHEIIPESQVETNESQVTISTNEPKSETDMDFESNLVEACNKEIIIGYTSKPKQEEVEDYYEPLEPRDEENVVIIPIKNVDRSSKINCPLPEIPKTENAKHEEDKCTDKENIYQCLLEMRSHPEGDESSLHNYELCDNNLEERTRGDGDSDDGYEYCKSPIKPYCVTSSSGIQIAEGYQPSKNYAISKSVSGTSTVSYEKIGSERIYEKIPARPPKSKDSSPTYSSRHSFISDYTVYNENENIYDTIKHGDATSLSHCYESIPNSPSMVKLRSMKKQVPSNVQKRLSFDTVSNISQSTMSSEQKTNSLYGQRSVISYNGQEIAFQVPSSETSVSDRSDRSDDWVDVSDEEKNEQKIIIVRERSRGRKSPISWSQKVRHQWQKSPKPSSNEECDSSDSGHLYESLEPAPTQTHTSLAPPPLPIEEDFDSFDSDSDTDDHDKSTYAPTTPSLPASRLPNPPTGGGQYTLTKIASAAQRKMRQIKRNLTKRYTVAMDGKPFTKAPSNPTNIYDTAKKKTPTPIYANCERQDPVYTNINFKDTRLVQNKTEIPLAKVYGSLKEELKTVISDKRASYGDVPPPLPDKPPPEKPVTPTVPTNETIKKDSGTLSRKAYFSFKSRFRRATSLAVDINSEVPSALKITNSTFYLTDSMDGDSGFSNCDNGQPGSTETLSPESGPRRRDELKRLLPTLSRKDKSPRARTSWYAECGADTTPNTTPVTTPNTSNTSWYAEAGLYQAGNISSSSGASSGSHPASPLPHSLFTHEPLYQFYNAAKVESVCRETGDSDSDAYEAGSQRSAATSVSETPARPSAMALVAPRGPSRTLWCEVPEVLNSAVLSSLAPAQKRLQEAKFELLTSEASYLNSLNVLESNFIAHPAFRDPQVLPRHEWETLFATILPVRKCSQLLMTELEKCWQENILLQGICDIVRQHAELHFAVYVKYCENQALMVRALQRLQARPAFGAALKKLESHPMCQCLSLHSFLMLPMQRVTRLPLLMDAVLKHLDPHDAEYHACAQALVTLNNYVSQCNEGARNTERIEEMYRLCASIEFPAHIRDPPCLGPACSRRDRRPVRWLVRSGEVTQLIWKSDELKLTFGKKFHKVPLHLFLFNDLLVITKKKGEDQYICVDHCPRSLLEVCSSEVGAAKHALLITLLENHAGRTVELLTSVGSETEWSRWAEALTPPAAGDGEAVYAGWDCPQVCALYAYQPAQPDELPLAEGDVVNVARKTSEGWYYGERTRDGEAGWFPGAYTAEIASPHVRARNLRQRYRLLALSGTYLGHKKRNL from the exons ATGTTAATCAACCTGATGGAAGGCGACACGATAACCACGAACACTCTCATATCGTCGATCAAAAAATTCAACACCGACGGCAAACAACACGGCACTATAAAGGCGTTACTGAAGAACTTCATCCTACCAGAAACAGAGATGGCTATTAAGGAAAATCAAAGTAACAGCAACAAATGTATTTACTCAGTACCTGCGAaaccacctctgcctacatttACGGAAAGAATGAAGTCTTTACAAGACGCGAAACAGGCGTTTTTAAATTCAACTGTTAGTTCTACTACTCCGCCTCTTAATCATGAAAGTAGCAAAGATAATCACACTGTACACTACGCACAGATAGCTATAACCACAGATAGTGAGGACACTAGGAGCACAGGTGGAGGCAAAAACATCAAACATTCATGCGCCACCAACAACAAAGAATACAGCATTCCAATTCATGTATCTCCGAGTGTTAAGAAATCAGTGGAACAGCATCAAAGAAAAGTTAGCTTTAAGATTAAAAATGCCACGACATCATACAAACGACCACCTTTAGCCAAAACAATGACGATAACAAGCAGTAAAGTTGCAGAACTCACGAAGAAATTCAACAACTTACAAACTGAAACACACAACGTGGCCTCGCCTAAACAATCTAAACTAGTGAAGACCTTAGAAGAATTGCAATCAGCGTCACGATGTTCCGCCAGCAACAGCTCCACACCCTCATCAACGCTCAGTTCAAGTCCAAATATAAAAATCGTACTACGACAGAGGCGAAATTCAAAAAAGCGCCACAACAGAAAAAGATGTTCAAGCATGGACTCAATGGAAGATTTAATGATTTCAGatagttcaaataaaattcGTGTTATCCGTTCTAAATCTGATGGTACCAAAATGGCAAAAGCTTCAAAGAAGCGCTTAAAGTACCAGGATTCAAGCGAACAACCGAGTGGATCTGATTCTGTTGATGGTAGTCCAGTCAAAGCTAAAGAAGATGAATCAAAGAAAGATATCAAACCTGCGCAAAGTAATGTAGTTAAGAATGTGATCAAAAAGTTTGAATGTGAAATAACAGCTCAATCCAATTCAAATAATACACTAAGAAAACAACCTGATAAAATTAAGAATACACTaccattaaaagaaaaaccaaaAGTACCTGAAAAGAAATCATCACTAGTATTAACCAAAAATCTTGTAGTAAAAGATGGCAttccaaaaattaaaacaatcaaaCCTGTAATAAATGAGTTAGCAAAACTAGACAGTAAAACAGACCAAAGTGAACGTGAAGTCAGTAAAAAGAAAGAGCCTTTGTATGATCGCAAAaggtataaaacaaattatatccaCTCCGAGAAATTACCTTTGAAGGTTGTTGAAATAATCCCTGAAGATATTCACGAAAATAGTGCAGTTACAGATACTGTGAGTAAAGAACAGAAAGAAGATTCAGTTCCATCTATAAACGTTCTTGGACCTAATGAAGAAGAAAAAGCTTATCAAGAAATCAATTCGCCTATAACACCCAACGAATCATTTCTGTGGCGCCGTAAAAGTAGTACACAAATATATTCAGACTCTGAAAAATCTGATAACTCATACAGTTTTGTTAGTGTTTCAACAAATGGTACAACCATAACTTGTTCAGATGAACCACACGAAATCATACCAGAATCTCAAGTTGAAACGAACGAATCTCAAGTAACTATCTCAACAAATGAGCCGAAATCTGAAACTGACATGGATTTTGAAAGTAATCTCGTTGAAGCCTGCAACAAAGAAATCATCATCGGCTATACATCAAAACCAAAACAAGAGGAAGTAGAGGATTATTACGAACCTCTAGAACCCAGAGACGAAGAAAATGTCGTGATCATTCcaataaaaaatgtagataGGTCTTCTAAAATAAATTGTCCTTTACCGGAAATTCCTAAGACCGAAAATGCTAAACATGAAGAAGATAAGTGTACCGACAAAGAAAACATTTACCAATGTTTACTTGAAATGAGATCACATCCTGAAGGTGATGAGAGCAGTCTACATAACTATGAACTGTGTGATAACAACCTTGAGGAGAGAACGAGAGGCGATGGTGACAGTGACGATGGCTATGAATACTGCAAGTCTCCTATTAAACCATACTGTGTAACCTCAAGCTCTGGTATCCAAATAGCGGAGGGCTACCAACCAAGCAAAAACTATGCAATTTCAAAGTCAGTAAGTGGAACATCAACTGTCAGCTATGAAAAAATTGGATCAGAGAGGATTTATGAGAAAATTCCTGCTCGACCACCGAAGTCAAAGGACAGTAGCCCCACGTACAGTAGTCGCCATTCCTTTATTTCCGACTACACGGTGTATAACGAGAATGAAAATATATATGACACGATAAAACATGGCGACGCGACCTCGCTGTCACACTGCTATGAGAGCATACCCAACAGCCCGAGTATGGTGAAGCTTAGGAGTATGAAGAAGCAGGTGCCCTCGAACGTACAGAAGCGTCTCTCGTTTGACACGGTGTCGAACATCAGCCAGTCGACAATGTCTAGTGAGCAGAAGACTAACAGCCTGTATGGCCAGAGGTCGGTGATCAGCTACAACGGGCAGGAGATCGCATTCCAAGTCCCGAGCAGTGAGACCAGTGTCAGTGACAGAAGTGACCGCAGCGACGACTGGGTAGATGTATCGGACGAAGagaaaaatgaacaaaaaatcATTAT CGTACGGGAACGAAGCCGGGGCAGGAAGAGTCCAATCAGCTGGTCGCAGAAGGTCAGACATCAGTGGCAGAAATCACCAAAACCCAGCAGTAACGaag AATGTGACAGCAGCGACTCGGGTCACCTGTACGAGTCGCTGGAGCCTGCGCCCACGCAGACACATACCTCACTCGCCCCCCCTCCCCTACCGATAGAGGAAGACTTCGACTCCTTCGACAGTGACAGCGATACCGATGACCACGATAAG TCCACGTACGCGCCAACCACGCCGTCTTTGCCGGCATCCCGACTACCCAACCCGCCCACCGGAGGCGGCCAGTACACCCTGACCAAAATAGCCAGCGCAGCTCAAAGAAAAATGAGACAAATCAAACGAAATCTTACTAAAAGATACACCG TTGCGATGGACGGCAAACCGTTTACTAAGGCCCCGAGCAATCCCACGAACATCTACGACACAGCGAAGAAGAAAACCCCTACCCCCATCTACGCCAACTGCGAGAGACAGGACCCCGTGTACACAAATATCAACTTTAAGGACACGCGTCTCGTACAAAATAAGACTGAAATTCCCTTGGCGAAGGTATACGGGTCGTTGAAGGAAGAGTTGAAGACTGTTATTTCGGATAAGAGAGCGAGCTATGGAGATGTACCTCCTCCGTTGCCGGACAAACCTCCTCCCGAGAAGCCTGTCACTCCCACAGTCCCAACGAATGAGACTATTAAGAAGGACAGTGGGACTTTGTCCAGGAAAGCGTACTTTTCCTTCAAGTCCCGGTTCCGGCGCGCCACCTCGCTGGCCGTGGATATAAACTCGGAAGTGCCCAGCGCCCTGAAGATCACCAACTCCACCTTCTACCTGACTGACTCTATGGATGGTGACTCCGGATTCAGCAACTG TGACAACGGGCAGCCGGGTAGCACGGAGACGCTGTCCCCAGAGAGCGGGCCGCGGCGGCGAGACG AACTGAAGCGGCTGCTGCCGACGCTGTCGCGCAAGGACAAGAGCCCGCGGGCGCGGACCTCGTGGTACGCGGAGTGTGGCGCGGACACCACGCCCAACACCACGCCCGTCACTACGCCTAACACCTCCAACACTTCCTG GTACGCAGAAGCAGGTTTATACCAAGCAGGCAACATCTCCTCGTCCTCGGGGGCGTCGTCAGGCTCCCACCCAGCCAGTCCATTGCCCCACTCGCTGTTCACACACGAGCCGCTCTACCAGTTCTACAACGCTGCTAAAGTCGAG TCTGTGTGTCGCGAGACCGGGGACTCGGACTCGGACGCGTACGAGGCCGGGTCGCAGCGCAGTGCCGCCACCTCCGTGAGCGAGACGCCCGCGCGCCCCTCCGCCATGGCACTAGTGGCGCCGCGCGGGCCCTCCCGCACCCTCTGGTGTGAGGTACCCGAGGTGCTCAACTCGGCTGTGCTCA GTTCCCTAGCACCAGCACAGAAGCGCCTCCAAGAAGCGAAGTTCGAGCTGCTAACGTCCGAGGCATCGTACCTGAACTCGTTGAACGTGTTGGAGTCCAACTTCATAGCACACCCCGCCTTCAGAGACCCGCAGGTGCTGCCCAGACATGAGTGGGAGACGCTGTTCGCTACTATATTGCCGG TCCGCAAGTGCTCGCAGCTGCTGATGACGGAGCTGGAGAAGTGCTGGCAGGAGAACATCCTGCTGCAGGGCATCTGCGACATCGTGCGCCAGCACGCCGAGCTGCACTTCGCCGTCTACGTCAAGTACTGCGAGAACCAGGCGCTCATGGTGCGCGCGCTGCAGCGCCTGCAGGCCCGCCCCGCCTTCGGAGCCGCGCTTAAGAA aCTGGAGAGCCACCCGATGTGCCAGTGCCTGTCGCTGCACTCGTTCCTGATGCTGCCCATGCAGCGCGTGACGCGGCTGCCCCTGCTCATGGACGCCGTGCTCAAGCACCTCGACCCGCACGACGCCGAGTACCACGCCTGCGCACAGGCACTCGTCACGCTCAATAAT TACGTGTCGCAGTGCAACGAGGGCGCGCGCAACACGGAGCGTATAGAGGAGATGTACCGCCTGTGCGCGTCCATCGAGTTCCCCGCGCACATCCGCGACCCGCCCTGTCTCGGGCCCGCCTGCTCGCGCCGGGACCGCAG ACCTGTCCGTTGGCTAGTAAGATCTGGTGAGGTGACGCAGTTGATCTGGAAGTCGGACGAGCTGAAGCTGACCTTCGGGAAGAAGTTCCACAAGGTGCCGCTCCATCTGTTCCTCTTCAACGATCTCCTCGTCATCACCAAGAAGAAGGG CGAAGATCAATACATATGCGTGGACCACTGTCCCCGCTCGCTACTGGAGGTATGCTCGAGCGAGGTGGGCGCGGCCAAGCACGCACTGCTCATCACCCTTCTAGAGAACCACGCGGGCCGGACGGTGGAACTACTGACTTCAGTGGGTAGTGAGACGGAGTGGTCCCGCTGGGCCGAGGCGCTGACGCCGCCGGCGGCTGGGGACGGCGAGGCCGTGTACGCCGGCTGGGACTGCCCGCAGGTCTGCGCGCTCTACGCGTATCAACCCGCGCAGCCTGACGAACTGCCGCTCGCTGAGGGAGATGTTGTCAATGTCGCTAGGAAGACTAGTGAAG GTTGGTACTACGGCGAGCGCACCCGCGACGGCGAGGCGGGCTGGTTCCCGGGCGCATACACGGCGGAGATCGCCTCCCCGCACGTGCGCGCGCGCAACCTGCGCCAGCGGTACCGACTGCTGGCACTGTCCGGGACATACCTCGGACACAAGAAGCGGAACCTGTGA